Proteins from a single region of Starkeya sp. ORNL1:
- a CDS encoding AraC family transcriptional regulator, whose amino-acid sequence MTISMQDDGVVDAAPVMVFRAGLGRRVPYGYIRIGPGIAIPAVLRDFNVAIEPLLRRVGVPGDLFADPDNALPYRDFCQLLSLCVEAIKRDDFGLLICEKTGASNLGLVGFLLQQAPDVRSALGDLVRYLHHNDRGAVPFMTIAGGMVTLGYQISEPDMPAAEHVYDGALAIGRNIMRAFCGPNWTPLEVTLSRKRPVSPARHERFYGAPVRFGAERSALFFREEWLDTPIHTADPMLRRMLQEQVDLLEIEEAGNVTEQVRRLMRTSLLTSGASLGDLSELLQMNRRTLARHLDAEGTSFKKISDEVHFDVARHLLANTAMSVTDVSLALHYSETSSFTRAFRGWAGLAPSEWRAMHGAGKE is encoded by the coding sequence ATGACGATATCGATGCAGGATGACGGTGTGGTGGATGCCGCGCCGGTGATGGTATTCAGGGCGGGATTGGGCCGCCGGGTACCTTATGGCTATATCCGTATCGGACCCGGAATCGCCATTCCCGCCGTGCTGCGTGATTTCAATGTCGCGATCGAGCCGCTGCTGCGGCGCGTCGGCGTGCCGGGCGACCTGTTCGCCGACCCCGACAATGCCCTGCCCTACCGCGATTTCTGCCAGCTGCTTTCGCTCTGCGTGGAGGCGATCAAGCGCGATGATTTCGGCCTCCTGATCTGCGAGAAGACCGGCGCCTCCAATCTCGGCCTGGTCGGCTTCCTGCTGCAGCAGGCCCCGGATGTGCGCTCCGCGCTGGGCGACCTGGTGCGTTATCTCCATCACAATGATCGCGGCGCCGTGCCGTTCATGACGATTGCCGGCGGCATGGTCACGCTCGGCTACCAGATCTCCGAGCCGGACATGCCGGCGGCCGAGCATGTCTATGACGGCGCGCTGGCGATCGGGCGCAACATCATGCGGGCGTTCTGCGGGCCGAACTGGACGCCGCTCGAGGTCACGCTGTCGCGCAAGCGGCCGGTCTCGCCCGCCCGCCACGAGCGCTTCTATGGCGCGCCGGTGCGATTCGGCGCCGAGCGCAGTGCCCTGTTCTTCCGCGAGGAATGGCTCGACACCCCGATCCACACCGCCGACCCGATGCTGCGGCGGATGCTGCAGGAGCAGGTCGACCTCCTGGAGATCGAGGAGGCCGGCAATGTCACCGAGCAGGTGCGCCGGCTCATGCGCACCTCGCTGCTCACCAGCGGCGCCTCGCTCGGCGACCTCTCGGAATTACTGCAGATGAACCGTCGCACGCTGGCGCGTCATCTCGATGCCGAGGGCACCAGCTTCAAGAAGATATCGGACGAGGTGCATTTCGACGTCGCCCGGCATCTGCTCGCCAACACCGCCATGTCGGTCACCGATGTCAGCCTGGCGCTGCACTATTCCGAGACCAGCTCCTTCACCAGGGCCTTCCGCGGCTGGGCCGGCCTCGCCCCCAGCGAATGGCGCGCAATGCACGGCGCCGGCAAGGAGTGA
- a CDS encoding alpha/beta hydrolase produces the protein MVNKFLTRRIALPLVALLLCAGCAQRPENVFLASEPLATPTAKVDMLVATTRQPSAVPGEMFGGARGTPGFAEIVISIPPGHKTGAVEWPEKIPADPAVSFATVSAETISRDEAKARFATRLARGPSRSVLVFVHGYNNRFDDAVFRFAQIVHDSGTDAIPVLFTWPSRGKLLAYGYDRDSATYSRDALERLLQYLIDDKSVSDISVLAHSMGNWVTLETLRQMVIRDGGISNKVRNVMLADADVDIDIFRTQVAEMGKKRPDFTIFVSQDDKALAASKFLWGSTARVGEIDPNAAAYKDFLAENRISVINMTDIKTDDRVNHGKFAESPKIIQLIGKQLATGQPVTDQTEKVNPVSTVGMATAGAITAITSVGQ, from the coding sequence ATGGTAAACAAATTTCTGACGCGCCGCATTGCGCTGCCGCTGGTGGCGCTGTTGCTGTGCGCCGGCTGCGCCCAGCGCCCCGAGAACGTGTTCCTGGCGAGCGAGCCGCTCGCAACCCCGACCGCAAAGGTCGACATGCTGGTGGCGACCACGCGCCAGCCCTCCGCCGTGCCCGGCGAGATGTTCGGCGGGGCCCGCGGCACACCGGGCTTCGCCGAGATCGTCATCTCCATCCCGCCCGGCCACAAGACCGGCGCGGTGGAGTGGCCGGAGAAGATTCCCGCAGATCCCGCGGTTTCCTTCGCCACGGTCAGTGCCGAGACCATCAGCCGCGACGAAGCCAAGGCGCGCTTTGCCACCCGGCTCGCCCGCGGCCCCAGTCGCAGCGTGCTGGTGTTCGTGCACGGCTACAACAACCGCTTCGACGATGCGGTCTTCCGCTTCGCGCAGATCGTCCATGATTCAGGCACTGACGCCATTCCGGTGCTGTTCACCTGGCCCTCGCGCGGCAAGCTGCTGGCCTATGGCTATGACCGCGACAGCGCCACCTATTCGCGCGACGCGCTGGAGCGGCTGCTGCAGTATCTGATCGACGACAAGTCGGTCAGCGACATCTCGGTGCTGGCGCATTCGATGGGCAATTGGGTGACGCTGGAGACATTGCGGCAGATGGTGATCCGCGATGGCGGCATCTCCAACAAGGTCCGCAACGTGATGCTGGCCGACGCCGATGTCGACATCGACATCTTCCGCACCCAGGTCGCGGAAATGGGCAAGAAGCGGCCGGACTTCACGATCTTCGTCTCGCAGGACGACAAGGCGCTGGCGGCCTCGAAATTCCTCTGGGGCAGCACCGCGCGGGTCGGCGAGATCGACCCCAACGCGGCCGCCTACAAGGACTTCCTGGCGGAGAACCGCATCAGCGTCATCAACATGACGGACATCAAGACCGACGACAGGGTCAATCACGGCAAGTTCGCCGAGAGCCCGAAGATCATCCAGCTGATCGGCAAGCAGCTCGCCACCGGCCAGCCGGTCACCGACCAGACCGAGAAGGTGAATCCGGTGAGCACGGTGGGGATGGCCACCGCGGGCGCGATCACCGCGATCACCTCGGTCGGGCAGTAA
- a CDS encoding antibiotic biosynthesis monooxygenase, which yields MTKYALYVPLKAKPGKEQEVAAFLRSAAPLVNAEPGTVSWYAIQEGPSSFAIFDTFDDEDGREAHLSGKVAEALMAKAGELLEKVPDIYKLEILADKLGR from the coding sequence ATGACCAAATATGCCCTTTACGTGCCGCTGAAGGCGAAGCCCGGCAAGGAGCAGGAGGTCGCGGCCTTCCTGCGCTCCGCCGCTCCGCTGGTGAATGCCGAGCCCGGCACGGTGAGCTGGTACGCCATACAGGAGGGCCCATCCTCCTTCGCCATCTTCGACACCTTCGACGACGAGGACGGCCGCGAGGCGCACCTCTCCGGCAAGGTGGCGGAGGCGCTGATGGCGAAGGCCGGCGAATTGCTGGAGAAGGTACCGGACATCTACAAGCTGGAGATCCTGGCGGACAAGCTGGGGAGATAG
- a CDS encoding Lrp/AsnC family transcriptional regulator → MDDYDKRILALLQQDASLSTAEIADRVGLSSTPCWRRIQRLEEQGVISRRVALLDRKKLNVGVTVFIAVRTSRHGLEWFEQFHKALNDIPEVLEFYRLAGGIDYLIKAVVPDIAAYDALYKQMISKVELTEVTSMFAMEELKTTTEIPLRYAPLR, encoded by the coding sequence ATCGATGACTATGACAAACGCATCCTCGCCCTGCTCCAGCAGGACGCATCGCTGTCCACCGCCGAGATCGCCGATCGGGTCGGCCTGTCGTCGACGCCGTGCTGGCGCCGTATCCAGCGGCTCGAGGAACAGGGCGTCATCAGCCGGCGGGTCGCCCTGCTCGACCGGAAGAAGCTGAATGTCGGGGTCACCGTCTTCATCGCGGTGCGGACCAGCCGGCACGGCCTGGAGTGGTTCGAGCAGTTCCACAAGGCGCTGAACGATATTCCGGAGGTGCTGGAGTTCTACCGGCTGGCGGGCGGCATCGATTACCTGATCAAGGCGGTCGTGCCTGATATCGCGGCCTATGACGCGCTCTACAAGCAGATGATCAGCAAGGTGGAGCTGACGGAGGTCACCTCGATGTTCGCGATGGAGGAGCTCAAGACCACCACCGAGATCCCGCTCCGCTATGCCCCGCTGCGGTGA
- a CDS encoding DUF1254 domain-containing protein, which produces MRMAVATAAACLTLTTLAPAGARAEPGLLDRYDIAKEAYVYAFPMIAAYKAIYQFNVDKKNSQYKGPFNTIVSDAQVFTPKDTAIVTPNSDTPYSVLTADLRAEPVVLCVPAVEKSRYYSVQLVDLYTFNYGYIGSRATGSDAGCYMIAGPGWKGETPAGIAKVFNSETDFSVVIYRTQLLNPGDIDNVKKIQAQYTIQTLHEFAKTPAPKPAPAIKWPAFSASAFKEDAFSYLNFLWTLTPPVSQETALRARFGEIGIKAGAPYKLPGLSDGKIVTLLGIKKGYEEIDARRDTIGKSENGWQVGSAFGNRAFYDGDYTLRAAAALAGIFGNDAVEALYPMAKTDNKDEKLDGSKHNYTITFPADAYPPVNAFWSVTMYDGKTQLLIENPINRYLINSPMLSDMKKNPDGSLTIYVQHDDPGADKQSNWLPAPDGPIYMVMRLYWPKPEALDGTWKPASIVQAN; this is translated from the coding sequence ATGAGAATGGCCGTTGCGACAGCAGCCGCTTGCCTGACGCTGACCACGCTTGCCCCGGCCGGGGCCAGGGCCGAGCCCGGCCTGCTCGACCGCTACGACATCGCCAAGGAGGCCTATGTCTATGCCTTCCCGATGATCGCGGCCTACAAGGCGATCTACCAGTTCAATGTCGACAAGAAGAACTCACAATATAAGGGCCCGTTCAACACCATCGTCAGCGACGCCCAGGTGTTCACGCCCAAGGACACGGCCATCGTCACGCCGAACAGCGACACGCCCTATTCGGTGCTGACGGCGGATCTGCGGGCCGAGCCGGTGGTGCTGTGCGTTCCGGCGGTGGAGAAGAGCCGTTATTACTCGGTCCAGCTGGTCGATCTCTATACGTTCAATTACGGCTATATCGGCTCCCGCGCCACCGGCAGCGATGCCGGCTGCTACATGATCGCCGGCCCGGGCTGGAAGGGCGAGACCCCCGCGGGCATCGCCAAGGTGTTCAACAGCGAGACCGATTTCAGCGTCGTCATCTATCGCACCCAATTGTTGAATCCGGGCGATATCGACAACGTCAAGAAGATCCAGGCGCAATACACGATCCAGACGCTGCACGAATTCGCCAAGACCCCGGCGCCGAAGCCGGCGCCGGCGATCAAGTGGCCGGCCTTCAGCGCCAGCGCGTTCAAGGAAGACGCGTTCTCCTATCTCAACTTCCTGTGGACCCTGACCCCGCCGGTGTCGCAGGAGACCGCGCTGCGCGCCCGCTTCGGCGAGATCGGGATCAAGGCCGGCGCTCCCTACAAGCTCCCCGGGCTGTCAGACGGCAAGATCGTGACGCTGCTCGGCATCAAGAAGGGCTATGAGGAGATCGATGCCCGCCGCGACACCATCGGCAAGTCGGAGAATGGCTGGCAGGTCGGCAGCGCCTTCGGCAACCGCGCCTTCTATGATGGCGACTACACGCTGCGCGCGGCCGCCGCGCTCGCCGGCATCTTCGGCAACGACGCCGTCGAGGCGCTGTATCCGATGGCGAAGACGGACAACAAGGACGAAAAGCTCGACGGCTCCAAGCACAACTACACTATCACCTTCCCGGCCGACGCCTATCCCCCGGTGAACGCCTTCTGGTCGGTGACGATGTATGACGGCAAGACCCAGCTGCTGATCGAGAACCCGATCAACCGCTACCTGATCAACTCGCCGATGCTGTCGGACATGAAGAAGAACCCGGACGGCTCGCTGACCATCTATGTGCAGCATGACGATCCGGGTGCCGACAAGCAGTCCAACTGGCTGCCGGCGCCGGACGGCCCGATCTACATGGTGATGCGTCTCTACTGGCCGAAGCCGGAAGCCCTCGACGGCACCTGGAAGCCTGCCTCCATCGTCCAGGCGAACTGA
- a CDS encoding cysteine dioxygenase family protein: MTTSQTAGEILPFQELSRVTRTLADSYLAHARATLDAIIARPELIERVQLERNGEGYARTLLFGDSRMSAYAILWPPGARTSIHDHHCSCCFGVFSGVISELRFRPIGSRQVVLESIARRERGFVAAMLPSGPNIHQMANEGTEDAVSVHIYGFDHTMHASSIHHEYEVVSQ; this comes from the coding sequence ATGACGACGTCCCAGACTGCCGGTGAGATTCTCCCGTTCCAGGAGCTGAGCCGCGTGACACGCACGCTCGCCGACTCCTATCTCGCCCATGCCCGCGCGACGCTCGATGCGATCATTGCCCGGCCGGAGCTGATCGAGCGGGTCCAGCTGGAGCGCAATGGCGAGGGCTATGCACGGACCCTCTTGTTCGGCGACAGCCGGATGAGCGCCTACGCGATCCTGTGGCCGCCGGGCGCGAGGACCTCGATACACGACCATCACTGCTCGTGCTGCTTCGGCGTCTTCAGCGGGGTGATCAGCGAGCTGAGGTTCCGGCCCATCGGATCCCGCCAGGTCGTTCTCGAAAGCATCGCCCGCCGCGAGCGGGGCTTCGTCGCGGCCATGCTGCCGTCCGGTCCCAATATCCACCAGATGGCCAATGAGGGAACCGAGGACGCCGTGTCGGTGCACATTTACGGCTTCGACCACACCATGCACGCATCCTCGATCCACCACGAATACGAGGTGGTCTCGCAGTAA
- a CDS encoding DUF2721 domain-containing protein, whose product MIASTPTVEQLSQVMIHATAPAFILGALASFISLIIGRMNGIIERSRMIGAIPDTDTHRRHLKADLPRLRRRSHLLHWAIHFAVGSAIVTTLLICLAFATAFFGWRHEVGGALLFVVALVLFGTSLVYLAREVSIGLTEFDHIG is encoded by the coding sequence ATGATCGCTTCTACGCCCACCGTCGAACAGCTCTCGCAGGTGATGATCCATGCCACGGCGCCGGCCTTCATCCTCGGGGCGCTGGCCAGCTTCATCTCGCTGATCATCGGGCGCATGAACGGTATCATCGAGCGCTCGCGCATGATCGGAGCCATCCCCGACACCGACACGCACCGCCGCCATCTGAAGGCGGACCTGCCGCGGCTCAGGCGGCGCAGCCACCTGCTGCATTGGGCGATTCACTTCGCGGTGGGGAGCGCCATCGTCACCACGCTCCTCATCTGCCTGGCATTCGCCACCGCCTTCTTCGGCTGGCGGCACGAGGTCGGGGGGGCGCTGCTGTTCGTCGTCGCGCTGGTGCTGTTCGGCACCTCGCTGGTCTATCTCGCCCGCGAGGTCTCGATCGGCCTGACCGAGTTCGACCATATCGGGTGA